The sequence CAATAAAAGATATTCATATTTTCAAATTATGCTTCCAGGATCACTTTCTCAGCGTTTAATCTTGATTTTGGATTGAATTGAGGTTGGTTGGCATCCGTATCCAGCTTTTCCCCGATTGCAACGGCAAATAATGTTTCATATTTATCATTCTTCAGGATCTCGTCATAGAGCTCAGGTTCTATTCCTTCCATCGGTGTTGAATCAATTCCCATATCTGCACAAGCTGAAAGGAGTATTCCTAATGATAAATATACCTGATGCCCTAACCAGGATTTAACAAAAGCATCTCCTTTAGGCTTTACTCTGTTTTTGTAATAATTTACAGATCCTTCAGGCAGGTTTTCTTCAATTTGCTTTTCAAAATCTTCAGGATTTTTAAGAACCTGGAAAATAATCAGATGGCTGCAGTCGATTACTTTTTCTTTATTAATAAAAGAAACCTCTGCTAGCTGTGATTTCAGCTCGCCACGATTTACAAAGATAAAATTCCATGGCTGGCTGTTGATGGAAGATGGACTTAAATTCAGGATTTCTTTCAGTTGAGAGATCTGTTCTTCACTGATATTGCCTTGTGGATTATACTTTTTTACAGTATACCTTGTTTTCATTTTGTCTAAAAAGTTCATAATTTTATACTATCATTTTTATAGTTACAAAATTAATTTAAGTTTATTAACTTTGCAATAACGGTTAAAAATGATAGTATAAAAATGTATACAATAGATAACAAATCTTACCCTTGCTGTACGAGTGTAACCATGCGGTTTATAGGCGGAAAATGGAAGGCTGTAATTTTACACCATCTTATTAGTGGTGCTAAAAGATATAACGAACTGCGAAAAGATATTCCAACAATTACGGAAAGAACACTGAGTCTTCAACTCAAACAACTGGAGGAGGATAACATTATTAATAGAAAAGTATACACAGAGAAACCGCCTTTGATGGTGGAATATACTTTAACAGAATTTGGAAAGACATTACTGCCTGTTCTCGAAGCAATTACCCGATGGGGAATAGATGCTCCTGGGAATTCAAAAAAAATAATCAAGAACTAAAGTTCCTGATTATCTTCTTTATTTGGATCAAAAAAACTGAAACTCACGTTTCCGTATTTTCTGGTATCTACTAAATTAGGATGCTCCAGTTTCATTCGGCTTTGATGCTCTACGATGAGAACTCCATTTTCTTTCAAGAACTTATTATTCAGGACTAAAGAAATTAATTCGTAGTATTTTTTCTCTTCCATTTCAAAAGGTGCATCAGAAAAAACAATTTCGAAGGACCTTTTATTTCTGAATTTTTTAAGCCAATCAAACACATCTCCTCTCTGTACATTGATCTGAAGAGCCATGTCAAGTTCAGAAGCAGTAGAATTGATAAATGCAGTGTGCTTTGGATTCATTTCTACTGAAGTTACGTCCTTGCACCCTCTGGAAGCAAATTCAAAGGTGATAGAACCGATTCCTGCGAAAAGATCCAATACAGAAATCGACTGCATATCGTACTTATTTTCCAAAATACTGAATAATGCTTCTTTCGCAAAATCAGTGGTAGGCCTTACATCAAAGTTTTTAGGGGCGGCAATTTTTTTGGCTTTCCATTTGCCTGATATTATTCTGAACATGTTGTATTAAAGTTTAAGGAGTAGATTATATGAGACATACATTATTATGTCTCGCTACCAATCTCTAATTTAGTATAAAATTTTTATTAGGAATATTGTCAAAAACGATCTTCAGGTTTTTGACAAACTTCTGAAGTTCGGAAATAAACGTTTCATTTTCTGTAGTTTCACCATAAGCGAAAAAGCTGGTCTCATTAATTCCGAAACCTATTTTACTTAATGTAAACATGATAAAATAAAGGAAATCTACCTCAGAATTCACATCCAGATTGTTGTAAAGGATGATCTTCTTATTATCAATGGCAAAAAATTCACACTGATTGTGATAAAGGTTGATATGGATCTCTTTATTATTCTTATTGTGAATGGAGCTTAAAAACTTTTCCCCTGAAAAATTAAAATGTACCGGTATCGCCAGCTCCTTTATTTTTTTATAATAGTGTTTAGGAAAAGTGTAATAAAACTGAATGTTGAATTTTTTGTTGATGGAAAGCATCAGCTCTTCTTTCTCTCTATCAGCAGGAGCGTTAAATGAGATCAGATCAAACCCGGCATCATGGTCAGAGAAACCTTCCGGCATCAATGTAAAATGATTCAGTGCAGAAATGACCTGAATTTCATCAAAACGCTGTTTGAGAAGAACTTCATCCAACTTTTCCTCTATAAGGTTCGCGGGCGTTTCTTCTGTAACGAAATAAGATTTCTCCTCCAGAATGTTTTTGTTTTTAACAATCTGATAAATCAATCCGTCTTTGGTAAAAAGTAAATTAAGTACGTTCATATTTCAATTCCTGCAAATTTAGTGAAATTCTACCATTACCGCACCTGATTGATGGTGAAGTATTTCCTTATTATAAAAATCAACATTAACGAGGCTTTCCAAAACATCCCGAACCATCCGTTGTAACGTTCCATCTCCAATTCCGTGGACGATTTCCAGTCTCTTTAAATTATTCTTTCTGCAAAACTCGATCACTTCAATCAGTTTTTCCTTCTGAATAAACAGTCTTTCAAAACTATCGTAATCATTATGATTCTTTACCAAATTATGAAAATGCAGGTCTAAAACCAAATGATTTTTTTGATGTTTTTTAGAAATGATCTTTTTTGGCTCCGCTTTTTTTATTACCC is a genomic window of Chryseobacterium nakagawai containing:
- a CDS encoding nitroreductase family protein; this encodes MNFLDKMKTRYTVKKYNPQGNISEEQISQLKEILNLSPSSINSQPWNFIFVNRGELKSQLAEVSFINKEKVIDCSHLIIFQVLKNPEDFEKQIEENLPEGSVNYYKNRVKPKGDAFVKSWLGHQVYLSLGILLSACADMGIDSTPMEGIEPELYDEILKNDKYETLFAVAIGEKLDTDANQPQFNPKSRLNAEKVILEA
- a CDS encoding winged helix-turn-helix transcriptional regulator: MYTIDNKSYPCCTSVTMRFIGGKWKAVILHHLISGAKRYNELRKDIPTITERTLSLQLKQLEEDNIINRKVYTEKPPLMVEYTLTEFGKTLLPVLEAITRWGIDAPGNSKKIIKN
- a CDS encoding RsmD family RNA methyltransferase codes for the protein MFRIISGKWKAKKIAAPKNFDVRPTTDFAKEALFSILENKYDMQSISVLDLFAGIGSITFEFASRGCKDVTSVEMNPKHTAFINSTASELDMALQINVQRGDVFDWLKKFRNKRSFEIVFSDAPFEMEEKKYYELISLVLNNKFLKENGVLIVEHQSRMKLEHPNLVDTRKYGNVSFSFFDPNKEDNQEL
- a CDS encoding DUF3822 family protein gives rise to the protein MNVLNLLFTKDGLIYQIVKNKNILEEKSYFVTEETPANLIEEKLDEVLLKQRFDEIQVISALNHFTLMPEGFSDHDAGFDLISFNAPADREKEELMLSINKKFNIQFYYTFPKHYYKKIKELAIPVHFNFSGEKFLSSIHNKNNKEIHINLYHNQCEFFAIDNKKIILYNNLDVNSEVDFLYFIMFTLSKIGFGINETSFFAYGETTENETFISELQKFVKNLKIVFDNIPNKNFILN
- a CDS encoding Smr/MutS family protein, yielding MKIGDTVSVVDEDLNGVVTSVKGNIVVFKDEYGFTHQYSKEKLVPKNPDLYENIRVIKKAEPKKIISKKHQKNHLVLDLHFHNLVKNHNDYDSFERLFIQKEKLIEVIEFCRKNNLKRLEIVHGIGDGTLQRMVRDVLESLVNVDFYNKEILHHQSGAVMVEFH